In the genome of Neodiprion pinetum isolate iyNeoPine1 chromosome 2, iyNeoPine1.2, whole genome shotgun sequence, one region contains:
- the LOC124212210 gene encoding nucleolar protein dao-5-like isoform X1: MENAMKNHDENSKATNRTRTKKCKQELDQLRRDVLVANKILRDESAPPKAHTSTFTKVLNKFAERRQAIDNEIQGLDSAGRRTGKKKMCHRLLPLRNPEVGIFANGSKGAEIKRENLAFTESDKARIEGDLQKILHDGLRRSKRLKSQAANKLQQKFPETVEKDESDSPENQSDDNVLETKPAPVVASKKPNGKRRLQVPIQQDGNIRKISKAEIHDAKTIARQLQFKTDNKRNNSAGKKCKRSLFQDENDDSDHPIHFPCVEDLRFSPTLGKAKVKKEPGEPKSKPANRKLNFNCGKVGKKMITAKYKKLCAVVSDESFNNCLKQTPHVDPAKKIKKSLGNLYSVCRQQKTLVQKHPTKVSKANIKNSKNSRRQTPLEEMEQPSTSNFKIDIEHQAIKLEAPTITVKTEPNGDNHQNASTSSETSIIAEWETNSLRVNYDSVGATLKSEITECSGTTDTSCEKVQQQFPKEGIVERPTSTTPGEERSKFLNEKENQLTQAPSLRKKILQRYLQETNNSGSFPPRKSEDEVTSTVKSEVKPRCLQTVTKAANSSTVNCPDTRQNFDNVAGPSKNNLSSASSSTLPKFPSARKKLMMRYLREVNNQDRPNPFTETLEENQERRCSSKETAAATLGSSPSTKKIFVKRYLQEVNSQEEQPAISKASESNAEKRCFGEEAERPEFGFQIPIKVETVADSLTVNCDSDENSQFAKENLDPRLPQVPEIRKAILQRFLHDVEVQNMERQEVETAEDFPERSARHMPVILRRSQQERVWHRPSSEAEIGQDFGGITISHEEPEVVPTPAVVNALYELNEYQSRTGCDFSEPNVYHTIPPYNYHMENFQTNGISGQDRDYERFPVFLKRSDSESTRNSDELPHIAPQNEPHQVHQFQVLGASEQVELLHRMHEQNVRSQMFQLPRSEFHNISTSLMQPPNLAPPNSGVTYHWPPPPAILNIPPRSYSEECFERRFNFVVPFEQTESISHNTIINPLYRSAVLENLPYPQNFSPMFEELRNYNYQLLIDSGYAHAAFFNSQIGENAGQYYQHVTQPIYSVTDVHPPLQSQVLPDYSPSDD, translated from the exons ATGGAGAACGCGATGAAAAACCACGACGAAAACAGCAAAGCGACGAATAGGACGAGGACCAAGAAATGCAAGCAGGAGCTCGATCAGCTTCGGCGAGACGTTTTAGTCGCAAATAAAATACTG CGTGACGAATCCGCTCCACCAAAAGCTCACACTTCAACATTCACAAAGGTTCTCAACAAATTCGCCGAGCGGAGACAAGCAATC GACAACGAAATTCAAGGATTGGACAGCGCTGGAAGAAGGACCGGAAAGAAGAAGATGTGTCACAGACTTCTACCG TTAAGAAACCCGGAAGTCGGTATTTTTGCAAACGGATCGAAAGGTGCTGAAATAAAAAGGG AGAATCTTGCTTTCACCGAATCAGATAAAGCGCGCATCGAAGGTGATCTTCAGAAGATTTTGCACGATGGGCTACGGAGATCAAA GAGGCTGAAAAGCCAAGCTGCAAATAAACTCCAACAAAAATTTCCGGAAACTGTTGAGAAAGATGAGTCGGATTCACCGGAAAATCAGTCCGATGATAATGTTTTAGAAACAAAACCTGCGCCAGTCGTCGCTAGTAAAAAACCTAA tgGCAAAAGAAGGTTGCAAGTCCCCATCCAGCAGGATGGAAATATCAGGAAAATATCTAAAGCGGAAATACATGATGCAAAAACTATTGCGAGGCAGTTGCAGTTCAAAACTGATAACAAGAGGAACAATTCGGCTGGAAAAAAGTGTAAGAGAAGCCTGTTTCAAGATGAAAACGACGATTCGGATCATCCAATTCACTTTCCATGCGTTGAAGACTTGCG ATTTTCTCCGACTCTTGGCAAGGCTAAAGTTAAAAAGGAACCCGGAGAGCCAAAGTCAAAACCTGCTAAtcggaaattaaattttaattgcggcaaagttggaaaaaaaatgattaccgCCAAGTACAAGAAACTTTGCGCAGTTGTTTCTGACGAAAGCTTCAACAATTGTCTTAAGCAAACGCCGCATGTCG atccagcgaaaaaaatcaaaaagtcTCTAGGTAACTTGTACTCCGTTTGCCGACAGCAAAAGACGCTGGTTCAAAAGCATCCGACGAAAGTTTCGAAGGCGAATATCAAAAACAGCAAAAATTCTCGTCGCCAGACGCCTCTCGAAGAAATGGAACAACCGTCGACTTCCAATTTTAAAATCGATATTGAACATCAGGCCATAAAACTTGAGGCCCCTACGATCACTGTCAAGACGGAACCGAACGGGGATAATCATCAAAACGCCTCCACTTCATCGGAGACAAGCATAATTGCGGAATGGGAAACAAACTCACTGAGGGTGAATTACGACAGTGTCGGTGCCACTTTAAAATCGGAAATAACCGAGTGTTCGGGGACCACCGACACAAGTTGTGAAAAAGTCCAGCAACAATTTCCAAAAGAg GGTATCGTTGAAAGACCGACGTCTACAACACCCGGCGAAGAACGAAGCAAATTTCTCAACGAGAAAGAAAACCAGTTGACCCAAGCTCCGTCACTCCGTAAGAAAATTCTGCAGAGATATCTGCAAGAGACGAACAATTCAGGTTCTTTTCCGCCGCGAAAATCAGAAGACGAAGTTACTTCCACTGTTAAATCGGAAGTCAAGCCTCGATGCCTCCAGACCGTAACGAAAGCAGCAAATTCGTCAACTGTCAACTGTCCGGATACTCGTCAAAACTTTGATAACGTAGCTGGACCGTCAAAGAACAATTTGAGCAGCGCGTCGAGTTCGACGCTGCCGAAATTTCCATCAGCGCGTAAAAAGTTGATGATGCGCTACCTGCGGGAGGTTAATAATCAGGACAGGCCGAATCCTTTCACGGAAACACTCGAGGAGAATCAGGAGCGTCGATGTTCGAGCAAAGAAACTGCCGCTGCTACTctg GGTTCAAGCCCGAGTACCAAGAAAATATTCGTGAAGCGATATCTGCAAGAAGTGAACAGCCAAGAAGAACAACCGGCGATCTCGAAAGCGTCGGAATCAAACGCAGAAAAGCGCTGTTTCGGCGAAGAGGCCGAGAGACCGGAGTTCGGATTTCAGATACCCATAAAAGTTGAGACAGTCGCTGATTCCTTGACCGTGAACTGCGATAGTGACGAAAATTCTCAGTTTGCTAAAGAAAATTTGGATCCGCGACTGCCGCAAGTCCCGGAGATTCGCAAGGCGATATTACAACGGTTTCTGCATGACGTGGAGGTCCAGAATATGGAGAGACAGGAAGTCGAGACGGCGGAGGATTTTCCGGAAAGATCAGCGCGTCACATGCCGGTGATTCTCCGAAGATCACAGCAAGAGAGGGTTTGGCACAGGCCTTCGAGCGAGGCTGAAATCGGTCAAGATTTCGGGGGAATCACCATAAGCCACGAAGAACCGGAAGTCGTGCCGACACCCGCTGTCGTAAACGCGCTTTACGAACTGAATGAATACCAATCGAGAACCGGCTGCGATTTTTCGGAACCGAATGTATACCATACAATTCCACCTTACAATTATCatatggaaaattttcagacaaaCGGAATTTCCGGTCAGGATCGGGACTACGAAAGGTTTCCGGTTTTCCTGAAACGCAGCGACTCCGAGTCAACTAGAAATTCTGACGAGTTGCCGCATATTGCGCCCCAAAATGAACCGCATCAAGTGCACCAATTTCAGGTCCTCGGAGCCAGTGAACAAGTCGAGCTGCTGCACCGTATGCACGAGCAAAACGTG CGGTCACAAATGTTCCAGTTGCCGAGAAGCGAATTCCATAACATTTCTACTAGCCTAATGCAGCCGCCGAACCTCGCGCCGCCAAATTCTGGAGTTACTTATCACTGGCCGCCGCCTCCtgcaattttgaatatacCTCCGCGAAGCTACTCGGAGGAATGCTTTGAGAGAAGGTTCAATTTCGTTGTTCCGTTCGAGCAAACCGAGTCGATTTCCCATAACACGATCATCAATCCGCTGTACAGATCAGCCGttcttgaaaatcttccaTACCCGCAGAACTTTAGCCCAATGTTCGAAGAACTTCGGAATTATAACTATCAATTGCTTATTGATTCCGGATATGCTCACGCCGCTTTCTTCAACAGTCAG ATTGGTGAAAATGCCGGTCAATATTATCAGCATGTTACACAGCCG atttataGCGTTACTGATGTTCATCCTCCGCTACAAAGCCAAGTACTGCCAGATTATTCTCCTAGCGATGACTAG
- the LOC124212210 gene encoding uncharacterized protein isoform X4, translating to MCHRLLPLRNPEVGIFANGSKGAEIKRENLAFTESDKARIEGDLQKILHDGLRRSKRLKSQAANKLQQKFPETVEKDESDSPENQSDDNVLETKPAPVVASKKPNGKRRLQVPIQQDGNIRKISKAEIHDAKTIARQLQFKTDNKRNNSAGKKCKRSLFQDENDDSDHPIHFPCVEDLRFSPTLGKAKVKKEPGEPKSKPANRKLNFNCGKVGKKMITAKYKKLCAVVSDESFNNCLKQTPHVDPAKKIKKSLGNLYSVCRQQKTLVQKHPTKVSKANIKNSKNSRRQTPLEEMEQPSTSNFKIDIEHQAIKLEAPTITVKTEPNGDNHQNASTSSETSIIAEWETNSLRVNYDSVGATLKSEITECSGTTDTSCEKVQQQFPKEGIVERPTSTTPGEERSKFLNEKENQLTQAPSLRKKILQRYLQETNNSGSFPPRKSEDEVTSTVKSEVKPRCLQTVTKAANSSTVNCPDTRQNFDNVAGPSKNNLSSASSSTLPKFPSARKKLMMRYLREVNNQDRPNPFTETLEENQERRCSSKETAAATLGSSPSTKKIFVKRYLQEVNSQEEQPAISKASESNAEKRCFGEEAERPEFGFQIPIKVETVADSLTVNCDSDENSQFAKENLDPRLPQVPEIRKAILQRFLHDVEVQNMERQEVETAEDFPERSARHMPVILRRSQQERVWHRPSSEAEIGQDFGGITISHEEPEVVPTPAVVNALYELNEYQSRTGCDFSEPNVYHTIPPYNYHMENFQTNGISGQDRDYERFPVFLKRSDSESTRNSDELPHIAPQNEPHQVHQFQVLGASEQVELLHRMHEQNVRSQMFQLPRSEFHNISTSLMQPPNLAPPNSGVTYHWPPPPAILNIPPRSYSEECFERRFNFVVPFEQTESISHNTIINPLYRSAVLENLPYPQNFSPMFEELRNYNYQLLIDSGYAHAAFFNSQIGENAGQYYQHVTQPIYSVTDVHPPLQSQVLPDYSPSDD from the exons ATGTGTCACAGACTTCTACCG TTAAGAAACCCGGAAGTCGGTATTTTTGCAAACGGATCGAAAGGTGCTGAAATAAAAAGGG AGAATCTTGCTTTCACCGAATCAGATAAAGCGCGCATCGAAGGTGATCTTCAGAAGATTTTGCACGATGGGCTACGGAGATCAAA GAGGCTGAAAAGCCAAGCTGCAAATAAACTCCAACAAAAATTTCCGGAAACTGTTGAGAAAGATGAGTCGGATTCACCGGAAAATCAGTCCGATGATAATGTTTTAGAAACAAAACCTGCGCCAGTCGTCGCTAGTAAAAAACCTAA tgGCAAAAGAAGGTTGCAAGTCCCCATCCAGCAGGATGGAAATATCAGGAAAATATCTAAAGCGGAAATACATGATGCAAAAACTATTGCGAGGCAGTTGCAGTTCAAAACTGATAACAAGAGGAACAATTCGGCTGGAAAAAAGTGTAAGAGAAGCCTGTTTCAAGATGAAAACGACGATTCGGATCATCCAATTCACTTTCCATGCGTTGAAGACTTGCG ATTTTCTCCGACTCTTGGCAAGGCTAAAGTTAAAAAGGAACCCGGAGAGCCAAAGTCAAAACCTGCTAAtcggaaattaaattttaattgcggcaaagttggaaaaaaaatgattaccgCCAAGTACAAGAAACTTTGCGCAGTTGTTTCTGACGAAAGCTTCAACAATTGTCTTAAGCAAACGCCGCATGTCG atccagcgaaaaaaatcaaaaagtcTCTAGGTAACTTGTACTCCGTTTGCCGACAGCAAAAGACGCTGGTTCAAAAGCATCCGACGAAAGTTTCGAAGGCGAATATCAAAAACAGCAAAAATTCTCGTCGCCAGACGCCTCTCGAAGAAATGGAACAACCGTCGACTTCCAATTTTAAAATCGATATTGAACATCAGGCCATAAAACTTGAGGCCCCTACGATCACTGTCAAGACGGAACCGAACGGGGATAATCATCAAAACGCCTCCACTTCATCGGAGACAAGCATAATTGCGGAATGGGAAACAAACTCACTGAGGGTGAATTACGACAGTGTCGGTGCCACTTTAAAATCGGAAATAACCGAGTGTTCGGGGACCACCGACACAAGTTGTGAAAAAGTCCAGCAACAATTTCCAAAAGAg GGTATCGTTGAAAGACCGACGTCTACAACACCCGGCGAAGAACGAAGCAAATTTCTCAACGAGAAAGAAAACCAGTTGACCCAAGCTCCGTCACTCCGTAAGAAAATTCTGCAGAGATATCTGCAAGAGACGAACAATTCAGGTTCTTTTCCGCCGCGAAAATCAGAAGACGAAGTTACTTCCACTGTTAAATCGGAAGTCAAGCCTCGATGCCTCCAGACCGTAACGAAAGCAGCAAATTCGTCAACTGTCAACTGTCCGGATACTCGTCAAAACTTTGATAACGTAGCTGGACCGTCAAAGAACAATTTGAGCAGCGCGTCGAGTTCGACGCTGCCGAAATTTCCATCAGCGCGTAAAAAGTTGATGATGCGCTACCTGCGGGAGGTTAATAATCAGGACAGGCCGAATCCTTTCACGGAAACACTCGAGGAGAATCAGGAGCGTCGATGTTCGAGCAAAGAAACTGCCGCTGCTACTctg GGTTCAAGCCCGAGTACCAAGAAAATATTCGTGAAGCGATATCTGCAAGAAGTGAACAGCCAAGAAGAACAACCGGCGATCTCGAAAGCGTCGGAATCAAACGCAGAAAAGCGCTGTTTCGGCGAAGAGGCCGAGAGACCGGAGTTCGGATTTCAGATACCCATAAAAGTTGAGACAGTCGCTGATTCCTTGACCGTGAACTGCGATAGTGACGAAAATTCTCAGTTTGCTAAAGAAAATTTGGATCCGCGACTGCCGCAAGTCCCGGAGATTCGCAAGGCGATATTACAACGGTTTCTGCATGACGTGGAGGTCCAGAATATGGAGAGACAGGAAGTCGAGACGGCGGAGGATTTTCCGGAAAGATCAGCGCGTCACATGCCGGTGATTCTCCGAAGATCACAGCAAGAGAGGGTTTGGCACAGGCCTTCGAGCGAGGCTGAAATCGGTCAAGATTTCGGGGGAATCACCATAAGCCACGAAGAACCGGAAGTCGTGCCGACACCCGCTGTCGTAAACGCGCTTTACGAACTGAATGAATACCAATCGAGAACCGGCTGCGATTTTTCGGAACCGAATGTATACCATACAATTCCACCTTACAATTATCatatggaaaattttcagacaaaCGGAATTTCCGGTCAGGATCGGGACTACGAAAGGTTTCCGGTTTTCCTGAAACGCAGCGACTCCGAGTCAACTAGAAATTCTGACGAGTTGCCGCATATTGCGCCCCAAAATGAACCGCATCAAGTGCACCAATTTCAGGTCCTCGGAGCCAGTGAACAAGTCGAGCTGCTGCACCGTATGCACGAGCAAAACGTG CGGTCACAAATGTTCCAGTTGCCGAGAAGCGAATTCCATAACATTTCTACTAGCCTAATGCAGCCGCCGAACCTCGCGCCGCCAAATTCTGGAGTTACTTATCACTGGCCGCCGCCTCCtgcaattttgaatatacCTCCGCGAAGCTACTCGGAGGAATGCTTTGAGAGAAGGTTCAATTTCGTTGTTCCGTTCGAGCAAACCGAGTCGATTTCCCATAACACGATCATCAATCCGCTGTACAGATCAGCCGttcttgaaaatcttccaTACCCGCAGAACTTTAGCCCAATGTTCGAAGAACTTCGGAATTATAACTATCAATTGCTTATTGATTCCGGATATGCTCACGCCGCTTTCTTCAACAGTCAG ATTGGTGAAAATGCCGGTCAATATTATCAGCATGTTACACAGCCG atttataGCGTTACTGATGTTCATCCTCCGCTACAAAGCCAAGTACTGCCAGATTATTCTCCTAGCGATGACTAG